In one window of Oncorhynchus tshawytscha isolate Ot180627B unplaced genomic scaffold, Otsh_v2.0 Un_contig_4141_pilon_pilon, whole genome shotgun sequence DNA:
- the LOC121844972 gene encoding E3 ubiquitin/ISG15 ligase TRIM25-like isoform X2: MEGEHHGHQVIPAKREWLIKKSQLEITEAELRDMITQREKKVEDIRTSLENIQVCAEHETAGSMHVFSALVSSVERSQAELLEVIEMSQRAAQHQGQTLIRDLEQEISELRKRSATLTQLAQSDDYVLFFKTFSTPPQTRDWSDAVVTSDLTSGAVLLTVNQMVERFREELKRLPEICLLSQPNHAVGRNSPNLPSQPDQSLGRSSPSLRSPPPPEHSVGSPDWLSQPQPDQSVGRNPKPKVRRVQEYAVDITLDPLTAHPRLLISDDGKQVRCWDRYQPVADGPERFDRVVCVLGRQAFSSGRHYWEVEVGGKTDWDLGVASHSINRKGKIIVSPAHGYWFLSLRDKKDYAFRTEPSTALGLNHKPNRIGVYIDCDKGQVSFYNVEAKMLIYTFTDSFSDVIHPFFSPCTNKSGRNEAPLIICPVSMPLVD, encoded by the exons ATGGAGGGAGAGCACCATGGACACCAGGTTATACCAGCCAAGAGAGAGTGGCTCATTAAGAag TCTCAGTTGGAAATCACAGAGGCAGAGCTGAGGGACATGAtcacacagagagaaaagaaggTGGAGGACATCAGGACATCACTGGAGAATATACAG gtgtgtgcgGAGCATGAGACAGCAGGCAGCATGCATGTGTTCTCTGCCCTGGTGAGCTCTGTGGAGAGGAGCCAGGCAGAGCTGTTGGAGGTGATAGAGATGTCACAGCGGGCTGCACAGCACCAAGGACAGACCCTCATCAGAGACCTAGAGCAG GAGATCTCTGAGCTGAGGAAGAGAAGCGCTACCCTCACCCAGCTAGCCCAGTCTGACGACTACGTACTTTTCTTCAAG ACATTCTCCACCCCGCCTCAGACCAGGGATTGGTCGGATGCTgttgtgacctctgacctcaccTCAGGGGCGGTGCTTCTGACTGTCAATCAAATGGTGGAGCGGTTTCGGGAGGAGCTCAAGAGACTGCCGGAGATCT GTTTGCTTTCTCAACCAAACCATGCTGTCGGAAGAAATAGTCCAA ATTTACCTTCTCAACCAGACCAGTCCCTGGGAAGAAGTAGTCCAA GTTTGcgttctccacctccaccagaaCACTCTGTAGGAAGTCCAG ATTGGCTTTCTCAACCTCAACCAGACCAGTCAGTGGGAAGAAATCCAAAACCAA aggtgaggagagtgcaGGAATATGCAG tggaCATCACCCTGGACCCCCTCACCGCCCACCCACGCCTGCTCATCTCCGACGACGGCAAGCAGGTGCGCTGCTGGGACCGCTACCAGCCCGTGGCGGACGGCCCCGAGCGCTTTGACCGTGTGGTCTGCGTCCTCGGGCGCCAGGCCTTCTCTTCGGGACGCCATTACTGGGAG GTGGAGGTGGGTGGGAAGACGGACTGGGACCTGGGCGTGGCTAGCCACTCCATCAACAGGAAAGGGAAGATCATAGTAAGCCCCGCCCACGGCTACTGGTTCCTGAGTCTCCGGGATAAGAAGGACTACGCATTCCGAACGGAACCGTCGACAGCGCTGGGCCTCAACCACAAACCCAACCGTATAGGGGTCTACATAGACTGTGATAAGGGACAGGTGTCCTTCTATAACGTGGAAGCTAAGATGCTCATCTATACATTCACCGACAGCTTCTCGGATGTCATTCATCCCTTCTTCAGCCCTTGCACCAATAAGTCTGGCAGGAACGAGGCGCCGCTCATCATTTGTCCTGTCTCGATGCCTCTGGTGGACTGA
- the LOC121844972 gene encoding probable E3 ubiquitin-protein ligase TRIML2 isoform X1 produces MEGEHHGHQVIPAKREWLIKKSQLEITEAELRDMITQREKKVEDIRTSLENIQVCAEHETAGSMHVFSALVSSVERSQAELLEVIEMSQRAAQHQGQTLIRDLEQEISELRKRSATLTQLAQSDDYVLFFKTFSTPPQTRDWSDAVVTSDLTSGAVLLTVNQMVERFREELKRLPEICLRPQPQTDQSVGRYSPRLRPQPQPDQSVGRCSPSLLSQPNHAVGRNSPNLPSQPDQSLGRSSPSLRSPPPPEHSVGSPDWLSQPQPDQSVGRNPKPKVRRVQEYAVDITLDPLTAHPRLLISDDGKQVRCWDRYQPVADGPERFDRVVCVLGRQAFSSGRHYWEVEVGGKTDWDLGVASHSINRKGKIIVSPAHGYWFLSLRDKKDYAFRTEPSTALGLNHKPNRIGVYIDCDKGQVSFYNVEAKMLIYTFTDSFSDVIHPFFSPCTNKSGRNEAPLIICPVSMPLVD; encoded by the exons ATGGAGGGAGAGCACCATGGACACCAGGTTATACCAGCCAAGAGAGAGTGGCTCATTAAGAag TCTCAGTTGGAAATCACAGAGGCAGAGCTGAGGGACATGAtcacacagagagaaaagaaggTGGAGGACATCAGGACATCACTGGAGAATATACAG gtgtgtgcgGAGCATGAGACAGCAGGCAGCATGCATGTGTTCTCTGCCCTGGTGAGCTCTGTGGAGAGGAGCCAGGCAGAGCTGTTGGAGGTGATAGAGATGTCACAGCGGGCTGCACAGCACCAAGGACAGACCCTCATCAGAGACCTAGAGCAG GAGATCTCTGAGCTGAGGAAGAGAAGCGCTACCCTCACCCAGCTAGCCCAGTCTGACGACTACGTACTTTTCTTCAAG ACATTCTCCACCCCGCCTCAGACCAGGGATTGGTCGGATGCTgttgtgacctctgacctcaccTCAGGGGCGGTGCTTCTGACTGTCAATCAAATGGTGGAGCGGTTTCGGGAGGAGCTCAAGAGACTGCCGGAGATCT GTCTGCGTCCTCAACCTCAAACAGACCAATCCGTGGGGAGATATAGTCCAA GGTTGCGTCCTCAACCTCAACCAGACCAATCTGTGGGAAGATGTAGTCCAA GTTTGCTTTCTCAACCAAACCATGCTGTCGGAAGAAATAGTCCAA ATTTACCTTCTCAACCAGACCAGTCCCTGGGAAGAAGTAGTCCAA GTTTGcgttctccacctccaccagaaCACTCTGTAGGAAGTCCAG ATTGGCTTTCTCAACCTCAACCAGACCAGTCAGTGGGAAGAAATCCAAAACCAA aggtgaggagagtgcaGGAATATGCAG tggaCATCACCCTGGACCCCCTCACCGCCCACCCACGCCTGCTCATCTCCGACGACGGCAAGCAGGTGCGCTGCTGGGACCGCTACCAGCCCGTGGCGGACGGCCCCGAGCGCTTTGACCGTGTGGTCTGCGTCCTCGGGCGCCAGGCCTTCTCTTCGGGACGCCATTACTGGGAG GTGGAGGTGGGTGGGAAGACGGACTGGGACCTGGGCGTGGCTAGCCACTCCATCAACAGGAAAGGGAAGATCATAGTAAGCCCCGCCCACGGCTACTGGTTCCTGAGTCTCCGGGATAAGAAGGACTACGCATTCCGAACGGAACCGTCGACAGCGCTGGGCCTCAACCACAAACCCAACCGTATAGGGGTCTACATAGACTGTGATAAGGGACAGGTGTCCTTCTATAACGTGGAAGCTAAGATGCTCATCTATACATTCACCGACAGCTTCTCGGATGTCATTCATCCCTTCTTCAGCCCTTGCACCAATAAGTCTGGCAGGAACGAGGCGCCGCTCATCATTTGTCCTGTCTCGATGCCTCTGGTGGACTGA